Proteins encoded within one genomic window of Synechococcus sp. PCC 7335:
- the gshA gene encoding glutamate--cysteine ligase, with protein MLLSKGFEVEMYTGTPAGEVVGFSDKIVAALDGFVREPDARNVEYTTAPFCRYEHLLCELIKPRVKLRDYLKTLGDYTIIPGSTLPLGGADTFHRSDPKNPYHTYIEKTYGTDVVTASIHINIGISNLEELIRACRLIRLEAPLYLALTASSPFFDGNITGFHSTRWQLFPQTPAYVPLFESHLHHIRWVEEQMDTGGMQSVRHLWSSVRPNGDRRPYNLNRLELRICDLVTDPLHLLAVTALLEARLVQMLKTPSLDPLQSCALPAQTRAEDLVEITLSNEKAVAKQSLDAQLYHWQTGKTVTARAWISQLYEEVYPFAKHSGIACFLNPIKQILRNGNQAQQWLQQAETSSPTDVIQGAITQMQIQESQLAEDICTPTIAYA; from the coding sequence GTGCTGCTATCCAAAGGTTTTGAAGTCGAGATGTATACCGGAACGCCTGCCGGAGAGGTCGTTGGCTTTTCGGATAAGATCGTCGCAGCTTTGGATGGGTTTGTTCGTGAACCAGATGCGCGCAATGTTGAATACACCACTGCGCCCTTTTGTCGGTACGAACACCTTCTGTGCGAACTCATCAAGCCTAGGGTCAAACTGCGCGACTATCTTAAGACGCTGGGCGACTACACCATTATCCCGGGTAGCACCCTGCCACTAGGTGGCGCTGACACTTTCCACCGCTCCGATCCTAAAAATCCCTATCACACCTATATCGAAAAGACTTACGGCACCGATGTCGTCACTGCCAGCATTCATATCAATATTGGAATAAGCAATCTAGAAGAGCTGATACGCGCCTGTCGGCTCATTCGCTTGGAAGCGCCGCTTTACCTGGCGCTGACAGCGTCCTCTCCTTTTTTTGACGGTAATATTACTGGCTTTCATTCCACCCGCTGGCAGCTATTCCCACAAACGCCTGCTTACGTACCGCTCTTTGAAAGTCATCTTCACCATATTCGCTGGGTAGAAGAGCAAATGGATACAGGGGGTATGCAAAGTGTTCGCCACCTATGGAGCTCAGTTCGGCCCAACGGCGATCGCAGACCGTACAATCTCAATCGCTTAGAGCTACGTATTTGCGATCTAGTCACTGATCCATTACATCTGCTAGCAGTAACTGCGCTATTAGAGGCCAGGTTAGTCCAGATGCTAAAAACGCCATCGCTTGATCCTTTACAAAGCTGTGCGCTTCCTGCCCAAACTAGAGCTGAAGATCTCGTAGAAATCACACTAAGCAATGAAAAAGCAGTCGCCAAGCAAAGTCTAGATGCTCAGCTGTATCATTGGCAGACCGGGAAAACAGTTACTGCGCGCGCATGGATATCACAGCTCTATGAAGAGGTTTATCCGTTTGCTAAGCACTCTGGCATTGCTTGCTTTCTAAACCCGATCAAGCAGATTCTAAGGAACGGCAACCAAGCTCAGCAGTGGTTACAGCAGGCCGAGACGAGCAGCCCCACAGATGTGATACAAGGGGCAATCACCCAAATGCAGATCCAAGAAAGTCAGCTTGCCGAAGACATCTGCACGCCTACTATTGCCTACGCCTAA
- a CDS encoding peptidoglycan DD-metalloendopeptidase family protein, whose amino-acid sequence MSDSSHSCIQETRQSAASSRSIKSAAVLGLALSVGASGVFTTQSEASAAVSTPRAPATAKAFSSVQLSKPAASASQSRIVAHHTVESGQSLWQIAQLHRVGLHDLKTANNLSVEPSIRVGQVLKVPGAAVAAQSPTQKVIQSLIAREPEPIELAANSLALENAETIAKAKISNQSQSAEELSANSQADLQPVPQLDQVQAAFKVANTQAGGQVDSPTELFVKERGEPAAARAEAREAQPSAAIEPSDPAGIEEIEVADASFAGASESSPVVATLTSPTPPSVSYQVQAGDTLAGIASSLGMSTAALISANDLANPDVIMPGATLVIPTANSPQVARRDIRTGSTLEQTAAKSRLDHLQSTAIRQDASVTEEELQSKDSSSSQNVIATDAQVAAAQGGIDPYVASLLEEVQEIQSQPVQVSEAQITEVEASVSNSPRVAERVSEQIAITPTATEPADSTLLAAAPLSPEAYVPAQRSPAGQVVSPDMPLLPEADEFLPEAPNYFDGYIWPARGTLTSGYGWRWGRMHRGVDVAGPVGTPIVAAGSGIVEKAGWNSGGYGNLVEIRHPDGSLTLYAHNNRLNVSTGQAVKQGQKIAEMGSTGYSTGPHLHFEVHVSGRGAVNPIAYLPNR is encoded by the coding sequence ATGTCTGATTCAAGTCACTCATGTATCCAGGAAACGCGCCAAAGCGCAGCTAGCAGCCGTTCAATCAAGTCAGCTGCTGTGCTAGGTCTAGCTTTATCAGTAGGTGCATCTGGAGTGTTCACCACGCAATCTGAAGCATCGGCTGCTGTCTCTACTCCAAGGGCTCCTGCTACAGCCAAAGCTTTTTCAAGTGTTCAACTTTCTAAACCAGCAGCATCCGCGTCACAATCACGGATTGTTGCCCATCACACTGTCGAGTCGGGTCAAAGCCTCTGGCAGATTGCTCAGCTTCACCGGGTAGGTTTGCACGATCTGAAGACGGCTAATAATCTGTCGGTAGAACCATCTATTCGAGTTGGACAGGTATTAAAGGTGCCAGGTGCGGCGGTAGCGGCTCAATCACCTACCCAAAAAGTCATCCAGAGTCTAATTGCTAGAGAACCTGAACCAATAGAACTGGCTGCTAACAGTCTTGCTTTAGAAAACGCTGAAACAATTGCAAAGGCTAAGATCTCTAACCAGAGTCAGTCTGCTGAAGAGCTATCGGCAAATTCACAGGCAGACCTCCAACCTGTTCCTCAGCTCGACCAAGTGCAAGCTGCGTTTAAAGTAGCCAATACTCAGGCTGGAGGTCAGGTTGATTCCCCAACAGAGCTTTTCGTTAAAGAGAGGGGTGAACCCGCTGCAGCCCGGGCGGAAGCAAGAGAAGCACAGCCATCAGCGGCTATAGAACCATCAGACCCAGCAGGCATAGAAGAAATCGAAGTTGCTGATGCTTCTTTCGCAGGGGCCAGTGAGTCCTCGCCTGTTGTTGCCACACTCACTTCGCCAACCCCACCTTCCGTCAGCTATCAGGTTCAGGCAGGCGATACGCTTGCGGGTATTGCTTCTTCCCTAGGAATGTCCACTGCAGCGCTGATTTCAGCCAACGACTTAGCCAACCCAGACGTTATCATGCCGGGTGCTACGCTGGTGATACCGACTGCTAACAGCCCGCAGGTTGCCAGAAGAGACATCCGGACAGGCAGCACGCTAGAGCAAACAGCGGCAAAAAGTCGCCTAGACCACTTGCAAAGCACCGCTATTAGGCAGGATGCATCAGTTACTGAGGAAGAGCTTCAAAGTAAGGATTCATCATCTTCACAAAATGTGATCGCAACTGACGCTCAAGTAGCTGCTGCACAAGGTGGCATCGATCCTTACGTAGCAAGCCTTCTAGAGGAAGTTCAAGAGATTCAAAGCCAGCCTGTTCAGGTATCCGAAGCACAGATAACTGAAGTAGAAGCGAGCGTTTCTAACTCACCGCGGGTTGCAGAACGGGTTTCAGAGCAAATTGCGATTACACCTACAGCCACCGAGCCTGCTGACTCCACCCTGCTAGCAGCAGCGCCGCTAAGTCCAGAGGCATACGTCCCTGCCCAGCGTTCTCCGGCCGGACAGGTGGTTTCACCAGATATGCCGCTTTTACCAGAGGCAGATGAGTTTCTGCCTGAAGCACCTAACTACTTCGATGGTTACATTTGGCCTGCTCGCGGTACGCTCACCTCTGGCTACGGTTGGCGATGGGGCAGGATGCACCGGGGCGTAGATGTCGCTGGACCGGTCGGCACACCTATTGTGGCAGCGGGCAGCGGCATCGTCGAAAAAGCAGGCTGGAACTCTGGTGGCTACGGCAATCTAGTAGAGATTCGCCATCCGGACGGTAGCCTCACCCTCTATGCTCACAACAATCGTTTGAATGTTAGCACTGGGCAGGCTGTTAAGCAGGGACAGAAGATCGCTGAGATGGGAAGCACAGGCTATAGTACTGGGCCTCATCTTCACTTTGAAGTTCATGTGAGCGGAAGAGGTGCTGTCAACCCTATTGCCTATCTGCCTAATCGCTAG
- a CDS encoding tRNA (cytidine(34)-2'-O)-methyltransferase — protein sequence MPSIVLVNPEIPPNTGNIARTCAATETPLHLVMPLGFELSDRYLKRAGLDYWPYVDLHIHQSIEDFWQHAQAKGGKLIGYSAKATAVYTQLTYRRDDWLLFGCESKGLSAEVLEQCDVVTTIPMSDRRHVRSLNLSVCAAVGLFEAIRQTDNSLEQSDKRA from the coding sequence ATGCCCAGTATCGTTCTCGTCAATCCTGAGATTCCGCCAAACACTGGCAACATTGCTCGTACCTGCGCCGCCACTGAAACGCCGCTGCACCTGGTTATGCCATTGGGATTCGAGCTGAGCGATCGCTATCTCAAACGAGCAGGTTTAGACTATTGGCCTTATGTTGATCTACACATACATCAGTCCATCGAAGACTTTTGGCAGCACGCACAAGCCAAAGGCGGCAAGCTGATCGGTTACAGCGCTAAAGCAACGGCGGTCTACACTCAACTGACATATAGGCGTGACGACTGGTTGCTATTTGGCTGTGAAAGCAAGGGACTTTCAGCCGAAGTGTTGGAGCAATGCGACGTAGTGACCACTATTCCGATGAGCGATCGCCGCCATGTTCGCAGCCTCAACCTCTCTGTCTGTGCCGCTGTTGGTCTCTTCGAAGCAATTAGGCAGACCGATAATTCTCTCGAACAGTCTGATAAGAGAGCATAG